From the Paucidesulfovibrio longus DSM 6739 genome, the window GCTCCCAGACCCGCTCGTTCTGCTACGTGGACGATCTCGTGCGGGGGCTGCGCGCCTTCATGGACATGGAAGAAGACTTCCCCGGCCCCATGAACCTCGGCAATCCCGTGGAATCGAGCATCCTGGAAATAGCCGAGCGCATTGTCCGCCTTACCGGCTCGACCTCGCGCATCGAACTGCGCCCCCTGCCGGAGAACGATCCCACCCGCCGCTGCCCCGACATCGGCCTGGCCAAGTCCAGGATCGGCTGGGAACCGGGCGTGCTGCTGGAAGACGGGCTCAAGGAAACCATCGCCTACTTCCGGCGCGCGCTGGAGTGCAGGCCATGAGCGCATTGATTCTGCTCGACCGCGACGGCACCCTGATCAAGGAAAAAAATTATCTGTCCGACCCGGACGAGGTGGAGCTGCTGCCCGGCGCGGCCCAGGGGCTGCTCCGGCTCAAGAGCCTGGGCTGCAAGCTGGCCGTGGTCAGCAACCAGTCCGGCGTGGGAAGGGGCTTTTTCACCCCGGAAGACGTGGCGCGCTGCAACGCCCGGCTGGCCGAGCTGCTGGCTGCGGAAGGCGTGGAGCTGGACGCGGTGTATTTCTGCCCGCACGGGCCGGACGAAGCCTGCGAGTGCCGCAAACCGTCGCCCGGCATGGGCTGGCAGGCCTGCAAGGATTTGGGATTGCCGCCGGAAAAGACCTTCGTCATCGGCGACAAGCCCTGCGACGTGGACCTCGGAACGCGTCTCGGAGCGCGCAGCGTGCTGGTTTCCACCGGCTACGGCGCGGAATCCCTGGCCGCCTGCCGTCCGGATTTCGCCTCCAGCGACCTCATGGAGGCGGCGGACTGGATCGCCGTCCAGCTCAAGGCCGACGCCCGCAAGAAGTGATCGCCCGCCGGGCTCAGGTCCGCTCGCCCCTGCGCACGTTGTAGACCCCCCGGCCTTCCACCAGGGGCGTTTCCGGATCGTCCGCGGCGAAGACCGT encodes:
- a CDS encoding D-glycero-alpha-D-manno-heptose-1,7-bisphosphate 7-phosphatase, whose amino-acid sequence is MSALILLDRDGTLIKEKNYLSDPDEVELLPGAAQGLLRLKSLGCKLAVVSNQSGVGRGFFTPEDVARCNARLAELLAAEGVELDAVYFCPHGPDEACECRKPSPGMGWQACKDLGLPPEKTFVIGDKPCDVDLGTRLGARSVLVSTGYGAESLAACRPDFASSDLMEAADWIAVQLKADARKK